From Aegilops tauschii subsp. strangulata cultivar AL8/78 chromosome 5, Aet v6.0, whole genome shotgun sequence:
CTTCGACAGTCCACATGTATCCATGTAATCAAGGCTCTTTGAACTGATTTTATTTTCTCTGTTTTCTGGTTTCACCATTCCGAGGAGTGAATAGCATAAAACCACCACAATTCGCGTTAGGGTTTCAAAAAGAGAAAAGTATGTTTTTGGTCTCTCAAGTTCCCACAAAGTATAGACATGATCCCTCAAAATTTTTTGGTATACATTTGGTCCCTCAAGTCTCAAAACCGGATAAGCTTGGTCCTAAACCAGATTTTGAGCATGTTGACCGGGTTTGACCGCCACAAAACCGCCCGATGAATagtaaatttgaaaaaaaaaacttcaaaaaaatgaCAAATTTTTTGCAAGAGCCCGTCCGATCTCATTTCAGGACAAAATTTTCGTCGCACGTTGCGCACTTAAGCATATTGGACCCCAAAAAGTTTCataattttttgattttttttcgaatttactattcatcaggcagatatttttgttttctttttgccACGAGCTCCTCGCGTGCCGAAAGAGCCTGAAATTTTGTTCGCATCTTGCGCATGTAAGCATATTCGACCccaaaaaaattcagatttttttgaagattttttttcgaatttactgttcatcgGGCGGTTTTGTGGCGGTCAAAACTGGTCAATATACTCAAAATCTGGTTTAGGACCAAACTTATCCGGTTTTGAGACTTGAGGGACCAAATGTATACCAAAAAATCTTGAGGGACCAAGCCTATACTTTGTGGGAACTTGAGGGACCAAAAACATACTTTTCTCTTTCAAAAAACTACCATAAATTTGTTTGTGACTAATAACTACCGGAGTCGGCgtcggctgtttcaaaaaacccaaaacACCCGTGGCTAAGAAATTAAACTGGTTTATGACAGATCGGGCCCGCACCTAAACGAACCGTATGTTTGACCGTTCGTTTGACCGTTAACTGACACGTGGGGCCACATATAAGTTATCTCTTCCTCCTTCTCTCCcttctctctctctgtgtgtgtgcgcgcgcgccaGTCGGTAAGGAGCAGCAACAACGGCGACCGGCAAAGAATAGCAGCAGGGAGCAGCAGGCGCAGCCGGCAAGGAACATCGCCGCAGCCGGCAAGGAGCAGCAGGCGTGGCTGACAAGGACTCCACCTGGACCGAGCCCGTCATCCACCTGGAGGAGCCCCGCCTCCGCGCCGAGGCCGGCGCCACCACCTCGTCCCGACGCCGCCATCGACCACCACCTCGAGCTGGCGCCGAGGTCGGCCACACTGCCGCCATGAAGGAGGTGCAAGGGCCCGACGAGCCCCGTCTCCCCGCCGAGGCCGGCCACACCGCCACCACCTCGAGTCGGCGCCGCCATTGACCGGCCCGTCGAGCTTCTCCATCGCCGACCACGCTGCTGCCCATGACCTGGCCGCCGACGCATCGAGCTGCTCCACCGCGGGCCACTGCTTCCCGCGACCTGCCACCGCCGAGCTGCCGGCGCCTCGAGCTGCTCCACCGCCAGCTACGGACGCCGcagagccgccgccgccattcCTCATGGCGAATGCGGCTAGCTTCTCCCAGAGACCCGATTGCTTTTTCTTAACTTATAGGGACCTGATTGCTTTTTAAAAAAACTTACATGGACTATTTTGTAAAACTTATAGAGTGTAAGAGACACTAACATGTGGGCCTCACATGTCAGTTAACGGTCAAACAGGCGGTTTGTTTAGGTGCGGGCCCAGCCTATCATAATCGCGGTCAAATGCAAACCACTCGGcgatttgggttttttgaaacagccgacGTCGATTCTGGTAGTTAtcagtcacaaacaaatttgCGGTAGTTTTTTGGAACCAATTATGATAGTTTTATGCTATTCACTCCCATTCCGAGCCATGACATCATTTCTATGTGTGGATAGAAATCGTTCAATTCGTTCAATTGCTCGAGCGCCGGGCCGGAGTAACACGTTGGAAGGTGCCTACCGGGAGCCAAGGCGAGGGTCATGATCGCAGGCCGTTGGTCGTGAAAACCAGTGCCACAGCCCCGACCATGAGTGCCCAAGCACCCCCACGATCACGATGGGACACCGTGCTATACAAATCGATCTCTTCGTAACTTCGTTTAGCCTCCAAAAAATTCATTTTCACAAGAAATTTTTGTTAAAAACTCTCTCTCGTATAATTGCTTCCCAGCCCCAACTAGCAGAAGGCTGAGCCAAACCAGTCAGTCACCTCCTCCGTACTCGCGCTCTCTCCGATCTCAACTGTTCTCCACCCAACCCTCGCCCCCGCCCGCaccatgccgccgccgccgccggtgctGATGGAAGAGCTCCTCGAGGAGGTCTTCTTCCGCCTTCCGCCGGACGAGCCCGCCTGGCTCGTCCGCGCCTCCGCCGTCTGCATGCCATGGCGCCGCATCCTCGCCAACCCGGGCTTTCGCCGCCGCTACCGCGAGTTCCATCCAACACCTCCCGTCCTGGGAATCTTGGAAAAGGTCGGCGCCCGCATCGTCGCCATCCCCGCCCATTTCCCTGCCCAGACCTGCCATCCTGAATGGTATGCCATGGACTGCCGCCACGGCCGCGCCCTCTTCACCGAGTTCGGGAAGACCAATGACCTCGTCGTCTTGGACCCCGTGACGGGCCACCATCGCCGCGTGCCCTCGCCTTTCAACCGTCTGGCCTGCTACAGTGCGGCGGTGCTCTGCGCCACACAAGGCTGCGACCACCACGGCTGCCAAGATGGGCATTTCCTTGTGGCCGTCGTGTGCCGCGATGCGCTCCAGGGAGTCACGTTGGGCCGGCTCTACTCATCGGAGACTAACCTCTGGACGGAGCTCGCCTCTGTTCATCACCCTGATGTCAATTATACTACCTCTACCATGGCCGCGCCTAGCGTACTTGTGGGAGATACACTCTACTTCAACATCCATGGTGACATCGAGTGCCAACTGGGCACACTATGCTTGTCAATGTTCGAGAAGCCCATCGTTGGCAATGGCACTCTCGTGACCGTGGAAGACGGGGGGCTGGGATTTGCTGCACTGGTGGATGTCACAAATCTAACCCTGTGGTCAAGGGAGGCCGGATTGGAGGGTGCCATGGGATGGACAAAGCTCAGGGTAATTGATCTTAAGAAGCTAGTTCCTGATGGTGCCCTCTCAATCCCAACACGTTTTGAATTTGATGCCCTCGCGATCCCAACAAAATATAGGAGGTTGCCGCCCGGTGGACTGGAGATTAGTGGCTTCGCGGAGGGCACCCAAGTCATTTTTGTGTGCACAAGTGTTGATTCCTACATGGTGGACCTCAGGTCAGGGCGAGCGAGGAAGGTAACCCGTCATGGCACAGAATCATTTCCCTACACGAGCTTCTACATCCCAGGTATTAGCAACATGTTAGTGGCATTTAGCAACATGGACTGAAAATACACCACTTAGCAAGTAAACACACGCATTATGGTAATATTTTCAAAATTCCCGCACTTCTGCAGCAATGGGTGCGGCTTCTCCGGGCCAGGGGCGATGAGTTTGTTATTCAAGTGTCTTTCAAGCTCAAGTTGCAGGAGCAAGGGCTTTTGGATCAAGTGGGAGGTGGTAATAATGATGTTAGTTATGGCACAAGTGTCGCTTTGAATCTGTGAGATTACTGCGTGTCTTTGCATTGTGTTAGACATTGTTGCTTTTGTGTTTGCAATTTGTAAAGAATTTTTCAGCCCTTTTGTGATATTCAGAAATATGGCAATACCAGCATGACGTGAAGATGATTTGAAATGTTTGACACATACATCTACAACACCTTGGTTTAGGATAAGTTTTTATCTACAATGGCAGTGAACTACCAGTGTTGCCAAAGGGAAAACATTCCTTTTGACATGCAAGAAGCTGAAGGCTACCTGTAGCCAGGCCAGATCTTCTTTTCTAAGAACCCAGGCTAGATCTTGAGTATCCTTATTCAGTATTTGGCATGCCTCAGTATTTGTAAACACAATTCTCCACCCTTCTTCACACCTGTTAGGTCATAAGGACAGCGGAAACAATCGAACCGAGCATCATACCGCTAACCAACTTCATAATGCACAAAACCTGAATTGACTATTAATGCCTTTATAGTTAAGTGGCTTCACTGAGGGCACCCAAGTAATCTTTGTAACCACAAGTGTTGGTTCATACTTGGCCGATCTCAAGACAGGGCGAGCCAGCAAGGTGTCTGGTCCTGTCAGACAATTCTTTCCCTTCATGAGCTTCTACATCCCAGGTACACTCCTTCGTTCCAATCTGTCAGTGACACTTTGCAATATGAAGTCGAAATATGGCACTTGGCACTCCTTTGTAGGCATGATGATATATTTACTGAATTATTGCATGTCTGCAGCAATGGAAGCAGCTTCTACAAGCCAGGGGCAATGAGCTGGTGTTTCAAGTGCTTGGCGAGTGCAGGGCCAGCGAGGTGGTAGTAGTGATGTTAGACATGCATGGATACATGGCACAGAGTGTGGCTGTGAATCTGTAAGGTTGCTGCTGGTGTTAGTCTTGGTTTATGGAACTTTGTTTAAGATGTTGTTGCTTTCGTACTTGCAATTCGGAGGAATTTCGTTTAAGAAGTTACTGCTTTCGCACTTAATTTCTAAGCACGCGCTAGCTTGATCAGGAAAAATACCAGGTCTTCAAGAATTTTGTTTCCATTCTTGACATCTTTGTGTCTCTCTTCTTCCAGAAAGGTGACCCGACTTCATTAGAGTTCTAAGCAGCCATGTCTAACCATGTCGAGCACGGCATATACTGTATATGCATTTTGTTAAGCAGGCCAACATAATCTCGAAGGCATATGACCAAATGAAGGAGTAGCATTGTGCACATTTGCAAGACAAAACATGGGTGTTTCTAGCGTTGGTCAAAATCTTAGGTTTGTGCGCACACATTATGTTTTGTGGGCGGGGAGGGTGCTAACAAGTTAACGTGTACTATAAACGCATCATAATTTGTTGTCCAGCCATACTCCTTTATGGCCCATCTTAAGCAGACTTGTAATACTAAACATTTATCTCGTAAACCTGCAAAATCCTGATATTTGTGCATGTtgatatattatgtttctgagATCTGTGATTTGTATCTTTTCATATTGTCCTAGTTTTAGTGGTAGTTTTTCACAGACAGTGTGGATATGTCGATCTATACATTAACTAACTTGGGTCTGCTATTGCTGCTACCTTGTGAAGCCTTGAGTTGGTTAGTTTTATTTTAAGTTTTTTTTGTAACAACAGTCTTTATTTTAAGTTGGTTAGTTTAACTAAGTAGAACCCTACTAATTTTGGTCAGTAATATATTCTTTTGAATTGTTTCCTGATCTTGATACAAGAGTTAGTGTTAATGGCATGCTTGGTTATACACCAAAAAGAAATTAATAGGGCTGAAGACTAGACCAACATATTTCCCGCTGATGATTTTTTTATTACATTGCACCACGAGGAGATGTTTCCTTTATATAGTTCTAAAGGAGTGAGGCGTTTTGGCTCCTAGGAGCATCTGCACCCGCGctgaataaaaaaatcaaaacaaataccagaaaaattcaaaaaattctaaTTATTTTTGGCATGGTAGATAATTTGGTGCGTGATGTCCGGTCCAAATTTTAaatcatttggacatctgagtagctctcggcaaaaaagacGAATTTGGGGCCTGTTAAATAGTATACTGTTCATATACTGTTCTGAcccaatttgtcttttttgctgagagctactCAAACGTCCAAATGCTCTGAAATTGGGAGCGCACCTCACGCACCAAATTATCTACCATGCACCAAAAATTTGGTATTTTTGaatgtttttgaattttttatgaatTATTTCTTGACCGGGTGCAGATGTGCTCGGGCTAAGAATTGGATATTCGTAAAAGTATTTATGTTATACAAAGCGAAAAGAATCCATCGCATGGAAAAGTTATTTACATAGCATGGAGTTAACATTTTGTAGATCAGAGAAAATGTTCCACATGAACAAATATTTCAATTAAATCAAAAATAGCGTTTCCATCTCATGAGGGAAATGTGTGTGGCATACGAAAAAAATGCTTCCACTACTATGAATATGTTTTTCCTAGCGCACTACCACAAAATATGCCGCATGGTCTGGACTAAGGGCAACTCCAATGCACGACCCCATCCGGTTCGGGTGTATCCGTTTTGGCTTAAACCGACAGACGCCACGGCCCAGCGCATGACCCCATCTTTAAATTGTGTCCGTTTGGCGTCCGACATTTTCTATTTCCGGCGCAAACTTGCGCCCGGGCAGATGGACGGGGAGTGAAACGTTGTTtcttttttcctctctttttctAATAAACTTGATGAGGCAACTCAAGCTGGCTGAACCGGACCATGTACGCCGGCAGTCCACTCTGCTAGTCAGCAagcacgcgcgcacacacacactcGACCGGCTCTCCACTTTTCCCCACCCGAAACCCTCGCGGCCGCCGCCGCaccatgccgccgccgccgccggtgctGCTGGACGAGCTCATCGAGGAGGTGCTCCTCCGCATCCCGCCGGACGAGCCCGCCTGCCTCTTCCGCGCCTCCGCCGTCTGCAAGCCCTGGCGCCGCATCCTCGCCGGCCGGCGTTTTCGTCGCCGCTACCGCGAGTTCCACGGAACACCTCCCATCCTGGGACTCTTCCATCAGCGCGTCCGCTTCGTCCCCACCTCCGCCCTCCGCCCCGCCCATTCCGGCCTCCCCGACTGGTTTGCCATGGACTGCCGCCACGGCCGCGCCCTCTTCGCCCACATCGCCAACGACGAGAGCACCCTTGACCTCATCGTGTTGGACCCTGTGACGGGCCACCAGCGCCGCGTGCCCTGGCCCCATGACGACTGGACCAAGTGCAGTGCGGCGGTGCTCTGCGCCGCACAAGGCTGCGACCACCACAGTTGCCAAGACGGCCATTTCCTTGTGGCCTTCGTCGTGACCAAGAAGAAAAAAGTCTCATTGGGCTGGCTCTACTCATCCGAGACTCGCGTGTGGAGCAACCTCACCTCTGTTCATCACCCCAATGTCAAATTTACCAATGACTTTGGTGCGTCTAGCGTCCTTTTGGGCGACGCTCTCTACTTTAACGGTGGTCGCATCATGGAGTGCCAACTTGGTACGCTCCGCCTTTCATCGTTCGAGAAGCCGATCGATCGTTATGGGATTCTCATGACGGCGGAGGACGGTGGGCTGGGATTCGCTGCTGTGGTGGATGTTACAAATCTAACACTATGGTCGAGGGAGGCCGGACCCGAGGGAGCCATGGGATGGACACCACTCAGGGTGATTGATCTGAAGATGCTACTCCCTGATGTCGACCTCTCCATCAGAAGTTTCGAAACAACTGAATATATCCCAACATTTGGAGGTGCGATTTATGAGTTTCCGTGTCCACGGGTGAGTGGCTTCGCGGAGGGCACACATGTCATTTTTGTTACCACAAGTGTTGGTTCCTACATGGTCGATCTCAAGACAGGGCGAGCCAGCAAGGTGTCTGATCCTGGCAGACAATTCTTTCCCTTCATGAGCTTCTACATCCCAGGTACACTCCTTTGTTACATTCTGTCTGTGATACTTTGCAACATGCAGTCAAAATATGGCACTTGGCACTCCTTTGTACACATGACATGATGGTGTATTTCCTAAATTATTGCATTTCTGCAGTAATGGAAGCAGCTTCTACGGGCGAAGGGCAATGAGTTGGTGTTTCAAGTGCTTGGTAAGCTCGAGTTGCTGGATCAACGAGTTGGTAATAGTGATGTTAGATATGGTTAGATGGCACAAAGTGTGGCTTTGGATCTGTAAGGTTGCTGTTGGTGTTGGTCTTAGTTCATGGAACTTTGTTTAACAGGTTATTGCTTCTGCCTTCTGTACTTGCAGTTTGGAGGAACTTTATTTAACAAGTTACTGCTTGCACACTTAATTTCTAAGCAGGCTCTAGCTTGATCAGGAAAAACACCAGGTCTTCAAGATCTTTTTTTCCATTCTTTACATATCTGTGTCTCTCTTCTTCAGGAAAGGTGACTCGACTTCATTTGATGTCTAAGCACTCGTGTCCGTAACCCTGCCGAGCACGGCATACATTGTCTGTGTCAGTTCCTAGGACACAGACAATAGAAATCCCATACATACAAAGATATTTAGCAATGAGCCTCTAGCACTGGATTAGCATCAGCAGCTGAATCAACTACATTGGTAGAGAATGAAGGAATGACGCCTAATCTAAGCCCAAACCCATCGTTGCTGTTTGATTTTTACCACCGCATTGTCATGTGGCATTGCAGCCATTGAACTTTCCGTGAACCTGATGTCGTGCGAAGACTCCAGGAATGGAAGCAGCTTAAGTTGTTGGAGCAAGGGCTTctggagcaagggggaggtggTAGTAACGATTGATGTGAGATTACGGCGTGGCTTTGAATCTGTGAGATTACCGCGTGTCTTTGCATTGGGTTATAGATGGAACAATGTTTAACATGTTGCTTCTGTGCTTCAATTGGAAAAAGACCTTTTCAGTCATTTTGTGATCTTCAGAAATATGATAACACCAGCATGGCAGGAAGATGATTTGAATGGACAAAATGACTGACCCATAACATCTAATATATATAAGAACAGCCGGCATACAAGTGATCAGCAACCTGTTAGTTCCTTTTTTCTTTTGCGGGGAAACCTGTTAGTTCCTTGGTTTAAAAAAAATGACACATGTATAGGCAATTAGCAAAGAGCCTCTTGCTAGTATAAGACTTCAACAGCTGAATCAGCTACTGAGCAAAATGAATTGAACAAGCTACATGTGTCCAGAACGAAGAAGTGCCTGCAAAGCCCAAACTCATCCTCGCTGATGATTCCAGATCAAGTTCATCCTTGCTGATAATTGACTTAGGCGTGCTATTGTTGCTATCTTGTTAAGCCTTGAATTGCTTTATTTTAAGTTTGTTTGTAACAGCAAAGGTTATTTTAATTTGCATAGTTCAACCAAGTAGACAACAAGTCACTTTGGTCAGTAATATATCCCTTTGAGTTGTTTTCTGACCTTGATATCTATTCTTGCTATCTTTGTGATGCCTTGAGTTATTCTATTTTAAGTTGGGTAGCTCAACAATGTACAGAACAAGTCACTTTGGGCAGTAATATATTCTTGAATTGTTTCCTAATCTTGATGCAGTAGTTAGTGTTAATGGCATGCTTGATCAGACCAAAAACAAATTAATAGGGCTGAAGATTAGACCAAAAATATTCCCCTCTGATCAGTTTTTCATTACATTGCACAGTGAGATGTTTCCCTCAGCTCTATTTCTTGACATTGCAGGAGAAATGATTGAAATCAAACTTATTTTGGCATCATATCAAGATCCTTTGAGGTCAAACCAGATGATATGAAAAGGAGTAAAAAGGGGAGCGAAAGCAGCATATCATCTAGGGCTGAGCTCACTGTGAATTTGTGATCAGAACATCCTTGAAATATCGGGGACTGGGCAGCTCCCATGAAGACTGCTTGGACCTGTTCACGCGTAAACGTGGAGACTGAAGAACTACGCCGTGTCACCTTTTCTTCGCTTCACTGAAACAGAAGAGCACGCACTTGTTTTAGGATAAGCTTTTATGTAAAATTGCAGTAAACCATTAGCTTTTACTATGTCACAAAGGAAAAACATTCCTTTTGAGTTTTGACATGCAAGAAGCTGGCAGGCCAGATCTTGTGCACTCAGACGTCCTTGTGTTGTAAATGTCTTCCCTGAGAAAATGCACAGAGATGACTATAACCTGATATCTCCCTGAACAGAACTTAACTTCCCATGAGAAAAAATTCCTCACTATGGAAGGTTGGCAGCTCAAGCTGTTTTGAAGAGTATGAGATGCATTGGATGCGTAATGGTTGAAGAAACTTTGTTCCGCTGTCAATGCTCTCATCGGGCATTTTCCTTCAGATTGGTACGTGGCAAAGGCGGATTGGTTCGACCCGACATAGGACAGACCACGGCTGTGCGAAAATGTTTTCCTCAGTTGCTTTTGTTTTCGagaaaacttccaatctattcatcttcaatcatggcagtacaacgaacaccataaataataaaaattacatccagatccgtagaccatctagcgacgactacacgcactgaagcgagccgaaaaCGCGCCGCCATCATTGCCCCTCCTTCGCGGAGCcgggcaaaacttgttgtagtagacagtcaggaagttgtcgtgctaaggccccataggaccagcgcaacagaacagcaaccgccgccgatAAAGAGTAacgtagatcggaaggatccaacctgaaaaCACATGAACGTAGACGAACTACGACCTgatccgagcaaatccatcaaggatagatccgccggagacacacctccacacgcccaccgatGATGCTAGACACACCATCGAGACGGGGGCTAGCCGGGAgtaccttattccatcttcagggagccgccgccatctcgtcttcctgagcaggacacaaaacCTAACAAAACGCGAAGAAACAACTGAAAACAGAGCCCTCTTGCCGACAAGGGCCGAGATCCACCGTGCCGCCATGACTCTAAGGCCATTGGAGACGAGGcggaccggcggcggcgccggcgggaggcgGGGAAACCCTAGAGTTTTCTTGGGGAGGAGTCAACCTGCTGATGGATCGGTTTTTACCAAGGTGCGTCTATACTACGATCTGCCTTACATTAGCCTCTTTTTCATTACAATGTAGGCAAAGATGTTACCCTCGAATGAAGAAGTATTTTTGTTATGAAGAAAATTCCATGTTGCCGAGAAAAATTGTTCACATAGAATGGAGAATAGGAGACAATGTTTTATTGATACTAGATGATGCCCTGCACGTTGCGAGTGGGAGCCGTGTTGAAATAATGCACAAATAGATGTTTATAGGCAACTAAAACTAATGTTAAAAACAAATGTAAGAGAGCTCTTGGTTTGCATTTTAGAAACAATAAACCTACCAACTATGCGGCAAAATGATGTATAAAAAGAGAAAACCATTTATGTTGAACTCAACATGACGTTGACGTCATCTTTAACGCAAATGTAAAGCATGCATTATATCTTTTTCTTCAAGCTTCCAACACATATACCGTCCATGACCATACAACAATTAATGCAAAGAAATTAACTTGTGACTCACATGATGTGATTCTCCGCGGAAAAAAGACATACAATGCTTGATGAGGTGGCATGGTCTGCATGGATATATTAATtcaaaactactccctccgttcagaaatacttgtcatcaaaatggataaaaggggatgtatctagacatattttagttcgAGATACAtttctttttatccattttgatgacaagtattttcgacCGGTGGGAGTATAACTTATGTGTACATGCATAACTTAGGATGTTACACAATTTAAATCAAAGTGGGAGCTAGCTATTTAGATACAAAAGATAAGAAAAATTCTACCATCACACGCACAAAAAAACAAGGGTTAGGGGAAGGTATTTTATAGAAGAGAAACGTTTAGACTCGGCCGACCATGCATGGCGCCGCGCACTCATTAGTAATCGCTAATAGGCCACCCACTGAATCCTTATCATCTCGTGCAGACTTTCCTTAGCCATTTATCTTTTGCCTTTTCCCTCCCCATCTTGCTTCCTCACCTCTGTTGTTCTGTCGCACCACCCCAAAAACCAGCAGCACTCACCGGCAATGGCCCGTGCCGACCTCCCCGGCTACCCGTTGTCGGCAGGCGAGGCCGCTGGCGTTGAAGATGGGGCTTGGCCCACGTGCTGCAACTGGCCATGACGGACAACCGCTCGCCGGGGGCGATGGTTTGGCCGTGCACCGTCCACGCGCCCATGTCCTCCGGCGTCGTGCTGCACGCCGTGACAAGGCCGTGCTACGAGTGGCGACTGGTCACCAAAGAAGACGTGAACCGCAGCGAGACGTGCTGCAAACGGGCTCGGTGGAAGCTAGAACCGTGCCGCGGCATGGTGCAACCGAGCGTTCAAAGAGCTGCGACGGGGCAGGGCGAAGTGCGGTGATGCGCCAAGGATGCTAGAACCGGCCAGCTTTTTGCTGGAACCAACAGCCGCGACCTCTAGCAGTTTTTTTTCGACCAGCCAAGGTTTTTGCTGGAACCATCAatattttttgctggaaccagcgtTTTCCATGGATGCGAGTATGgaatcattttcttttgttgggATTGGCGAGCAATTCTTTATGCGGCCAGCGAGAATTCTTGCTTCAACCAGCCATCTTTTATGCTGGAACCATCATATATTTTTGCTAGAGCCAACGTTTTCCAGCGATGCATTTTTTCTTGCCGGGGTCGGCGAACATATTTTGATGCGCCCAGCAAGAATTTTTGCTTGAACCAGCATCTTTTTTTCTGCTAGAACCAGTGATTCTAAAGCTGCGACAACTGAAGTTTTTTTTAGAGCCGTGACATCACCGTGGCGAGTTGCGACGGCCGTGCTCCAAGCGTGGTCACGGGGGCTACTGGAACCATGGTCCGGGGGGAGGGAGGAGGTTTAATGCAACCCGGGGAGTGAGGGCGGTGATTCGGCGAGCTTTGAAGGCCCGTCGTCTCCCGATTTTGGGATGCGGATGTGGGGAAGAGAGAGTCGTGCGCATGTAGGATGCGTGAGTGTGGACGGGATGCTTCGATATGGCGGTTTCTACACGACGCATCTAACTTTCAGGGTTGGACCAGCCCAAAGTTTAGGCTGACTGACCGCCACAGGCGTCTCGCAATCGACAGGAATGTCTCGTCCCACTGAACAAACATTGCCGGAAGGCTGAAATAAGTTCAGAAATAATGCGAGCATCAATGTCAAGTTTAGAACTTGAATCATGATGGGCTGGAGATTGGTTCGCAACAAGTCATAACATTTGGTTTCTAAAAAAGTTGCATGCAGAAAACCGTCGTTGAACTGATTTTACAGTctattactactccctccgttcggaattacttgtcgcagaaatggatgtatctagatgtattttagttttagatataTCCATTTtcgtgacaagtaattccgaacagagggagtatatcgtattATATGTTGTGTGACGCACAATAATATGTTTTCAAAGAAGTACCAAGAGGAGAGGCGCGGTGGTTTATTTTTGGAAAACACATGAAAAACGTCGACCGTTTGGCCCTCGTATCGTTGCGAGAGGCAGCCTAACCCCACCCAAGCCGCACTCCCACTGTCACACACTCGCTACTCCACACTCTTCCCCTGCCCAAACCCtagcctccgccgccgccgccgctgatgGCCGAGCTTGTAGAGGACGTCTTCCTCCGCCTTCCGCCGGATCTCGTTGAGGAGGTCCTTTTCCGCCTTCCACTGGACGACCTCGCCTCCCTCTTCCGCGCATCGGTCGTCTGCAAGCCATGGCGCCGCATCCTCACCGATGCGGGCTTTCACCGCCGCTACCGCGAGTTCCACCGAATTGCTTCCGTCTAGGGAGTCTTCGACGAGCACGACCACTTCGTCCCCACCTCCGCCCCCCTCCCTGCCCAGCCTGACCATCCCGACTGGGTTCTCATGGACTGCCGCCATGGCCGCGCCCTTTTCGCCACCACCAACTCGACCACGGAGGCCTTTGACCTTGCCGTCTTGGACCCTCTGACGGGCCACCAGCGCCCCGTGCCCTCGCCCCGTA
This genomic window contains:
- the LOC109763180 gene encoding uncharacterized protein; its protein translation is MPPPPPVLLDELIEEVLLRIPPDEPACLFRASAVCKPWRRILAGRRFRRRYREFHGTPPILGLFHQRVRFVPTSALRPAHSGLPDWFAMDCRHGRALFAHIANDESTLDLIVLDPVTGHQRRVPWPHDDWTKCSAAVLCAAQGCDHHSCQDGHFLVAFVVTKKKKVSLGWLYSSETRVWSNLTSVHHPNVKFTNDFGASSVLLGDALYFNGGRIMECQLGTLRLSSFEKPIDRYGILMTAEDGGLGFAAVVDVTNLTLWSREAGPEGAMGWTPLRVIDLKMLLPDVDLSIRSFETTEYIPTFGGAIYEFPCPRVSGFAEGTHVIFVTTSVGSYMVDLKTGRASKVSDPGRQFFPFMSFYIPVMEAASTGEGQ